The proteins below come from a single Triticum aestivum cultivar Chinese Spring chromosome 5D, IWGSC CS RefSeq v2.1, whole genome shotgun sequence genomic window:
- the LOC123124810 gene encoding uncharacterized protein encodes MELLNVVPADAMAFPLYSLPAAANTVASLFAWLVAALAAAVGLWRIRAAGSSNKLPGAGARSSTLLDDNQQPQAVSSSAADEPRPALAVPVEPSSPISEPSSPSKVRFTAYYGGAGADDGVVDGVRKCADRDEDEDGVPVVDDQSETQPRRTASMRIRSAASTAVPCWEKREMAVRRRGDLGWYRHLDTAVLDGTVVRLWDGEVTAAVASPRARRRRAGLKPRLSL; translated from the coding sequence aTGGAGCTGCTCAACGTGGTTCCGGCGGACGCCATGGCCTTCCCCCTCTACTCCCTCCCCGCGGCGGCCAACACCGTCGCCTCGCTCTTCGCCTGGCTCGTCGcggccctcgccgccgccgtcggcctcTGGCGCATCCGCGCGGCCGGCTCCTCCAACAAACTACCCGGCGCCGGCGCCCGCAGCAGCACCCTCTTGGACGACAATCAGCAGCCGCAGGCCGTTTCGTCGTCTGCCGCCGACGAGCCACGGCCCGCACTCGCCGTGCCGGTGGAGCCGTCCTCCCCGATTAGcgagccgagctcgccgtccaagGTCCGGTTCACGGCATACTACGGCGGGGCCGGAGCTGACGATGGGGTAGTGGACGGCGTCAGGAAATGCGCGGAcagggacgaggacgaggacggcgtGCCCGTCGTCGACGACCAGAGCGAGACACAGCCGAGACGGACGGCGTCGATGAGGATCAGGTCGGCAGCCTCGACGGCGGTGCCCTGCTGGGAGAAGAGGGAGATGGCCGTGAGGAGGCGGGGAGATTTGGGCTGGTACCGCCACCTTGACACGGCGGTGCTTGACGGCACCGTTGTAAGGCTGTGGGACGGCGAGGTCACCGCGGCGGTGGCGTCGccgagggcgcggcggcggagggcaGGATTGAAACCGCGCCTGTCACTATAG